Proteins co-encoded in one Brassica oleracea var. oleracea cultivar TO1000 chromosome C4, BOL, whole genome shotgun sequence genomic window:
- the LOC106337043 gene encoding putative cyclic nucleotide-gated ion channel 15, protein MGYGNSRSVRFEEDSEVTKPQAVHEETAEKLKFKINGAQISPRKNVKKMTRGKSFKAKVLSRVFTEDLGRVKNKILDPRGQTIRRWNKLFLIACLVSLFVDPLFFFLPVMRKEACITIGIRLEVVLTVIRSLADAFYIAQIVIRFRTAYIAPSSRVFGRGELVIDSRKIAWRYLNKSFWIHLVAALPLPQVLIWIVIPNLRGSPMTNTKNTLRFIIIFQYVPRMFLIFPLSRQIIKATGVVTETAWAGAAYNLMLYMLASHVLGACWYLLAVERQEACWRHACNIEKTICQYRFFECRRLEDPQRNSWFEWSNITTICKPGTRFYEFGIYGDAVTSTVTSSNFINKYFYCLWWGLKNLSSLGQNLSTSTYVGEIIFAVVMATLGLVLFALLIGNMQTYLQSTTMRLEEWRIRRTDTEQWMHHRQLPPELRQAVRKYDQYKWLATRGVDEEALLISLPLDLRRDIKRHLCFDLVRRVPLFDQMDERMLDAISERLKPALCTEGTFLVREGDPVNEMLFIIRGHLDSYTTNGGRTGFFNSCLIGPGDFCGEELLTWALDPRPVVILPSSTRTVKAIYEVEAFALRADDLKFVATQFRRLHSKQLKHKFRFYSHQWRTWAACFIQAAWRRHKKRKYATELRVKEEFQCMFETASMVRLNSGKFTRSGSDSGMVSSIQKPVEPDFSSE, encoded by the exons ATGGGTTATGGTAACTCAAGATCTGTGAG ATTTGAGGAAGATTCAGAAGTAACAAAGCCACAAGCTGTACATGAAGAAACTGCGGAAAAGCTCAAGTTCAAAATCAATGGAGCTCAAATCTCTCCTAGAAAAAATGTAAAGAAGATGACTAGAGGGAAGTCTTTTAAAGCTAAAGTACTCTCCAGAGTGTTCACTGAGGATCTTGGGAGAGTTAAAAACAAAATACTCGATCCTCGTGGACAAACAATAAGAAGATGGAACAAGCTCTTTCTCATAGCATGTTTGGTTTCTCTGTTCGTGGATCCTCTGTTTTTCTTCTTACCGGTCATGAGAAAAGAGGCTTGTATCACCATTGGAATCAGACTCGAAGTTGTTCTCACGGTTATTAGATCTTTGGCTGATGCTTTCTACATCGCTCAGATTGTTATACGGTTTAGAACGGCTTACATCGCCCCTTCTTCTCGTGTATTCGGTAGAGGAGAGCTTGTGATTGATTCAAGAAAGATTGCTTGGAGGTATCTCAACAAAAGCTTCTGGATTCATTTGGTTGCTGCTTTGCCTTTACCTCAG GTGTTGATTTGGATCGTAATACCAAATCTAAGAGGCTCACCAATGACAAACACCAAAAACACTCTTAGATTCATCATCATATTCCAGTATGTTCCAAGGATGTTCCTTATATTCCCTCTCTCTCGCCAGATCATTAAAGCCACTGGTGTTGTAACTGAGACTGCTTGGGCAGGAGCCGCCTACAACCTCATGCTATATATGCTAGCAAGCCAT GTTTTAGGTGCTTGTTGGTACTTGCTTGCAGTAGAGAGGCAAGAGGCTTGCTGGAGACATGCTTGCAATATCGAGAAAACGATTTGTCAATACAGATTCTTCGAGTGCAGAAGGCTTGAAGATCCTCAAAGGAACTCTTGGTTCGAATGGAGCAACATAACAACTATATGCAAACCTGGAACTAGGTTTTACGAGTTTGGTATATACGGAGATGCAGTAACTTCAACTGTTACTTCATCAAACTTCATAAACAAGTACTTCTACTGTCTCTGGTGGGGACTGAAGAACCTCAG TTCCTTGGGACAAAATCTATCCACGAGCACTTACGTTGGTGAGATTATCTTCGCTGTTGTCATGGCGACTCTAGGGCTTGTCCTCTTTGCATTGCTTATTGGAAATATGCAA ACATATTTACAGTCAACAACCATGAGACTCGAAGAATGGAGGATAAGGAGGACAGATACAGAGCAATGGATGCACCATAGGCAGCTTCCTCCAGAGCTAAGACAAGCCGTGAGAAAATATGATCAATACAAGTGGTTAGCCACAAGAGGAGTCGATGAAGAAGCTTTATTGATAAGTCTTCCTCTTGATCTCCGAAGAGATATCAAACGCCATCTATGTTTTGATCTTGTTCGACGT GTTCCGCTGTTCGATCAAATGGACGAAAGAATGCTTGACGCGATCAGCGAGAGGCTAAAACCGGCTTTATGCACTGAAGGTACGTTTCTTGTGAGAGAAGGCGACCCAGTTAACGAAATGCTCTTCATAATCAGAGGCCATCTTGATTCTTACACAACAAATGGAGGCAGAACCGGGTTCTTCAACTCTTGTCTCATAGGACCAGGAGATTTCTGTGGCGAGGAGTTGCTTACTTGGGCGTTAGATCCTCGTCCCGTTGTGATCTTACCGTCTTCCACACGCACCGTCAAAGCCATTTACGAGGTTGAAGCCTTTGCTTTGAGAGCTGATGATTTGAAGTTCGTGGCTACACAGTTTAGGAGATTACATAGTAAGCAGTTGAAACATAAGTTTAGGTTTTACTCTCATCAATGGAGAACTTGGGCGGCTTGTTTCATACAGGCTGCTTGGAGACGGCACAAGAAGAGGAAGTATGCGACTGAGCTGAGGGTTAAAGAGGAGTTTCAATGTATGTTTGAGACGGCCTCGATGGTTAGGCTAAACAGTGGGAAGTTTACTCGTAGTGGGTCGGATTCTGGTATGGTATCTTCAATTCAGAAACCAGTAGAACCGGATTTTTCTAGTGAATGA
- the LOC106343048 gene encoding receptor-like serine/threonine-protein kinase NCRK, whose amino-acid sequence MKMKVETALVILSVLISIQLCYGGASNWTCTCFSSGNKTDILESNCSTSCNCRPAERDQWVCLCPANGFPIISVTGSNSSCFTACNCSAGPLKKQSLSRKLLLVTLIFCVAVTSVAFLASMFCYIYRRTSNVSGQSPSVSSDRESSWHSSSNLIARKSSISQPKISITSSLSGCFFQNASLFCVSKPETIHGMIFQFSYGELEQATNKFSSNNVIGHGGSSCVYRGQLKDGKTAAIKRLNAPKGNDNDTLFSTEVELLSRLHHYHVVPLIGYCSEFHGKHAERLLVFEYMSYGNLRDCLDGELGEKMTWNIRISLALGAARGLEYLHEAAAPRILHRDVKSTNILLDENWHAKITDLGMAKCLSSDGLQSGSSSPTMGLQGTFGYFAPEYAIAGCASPMSDVFSFGVVLLELITGRKPIQKPSNNKGEESLVIWAMPRLQDSKRVIEELPDPRLNGKFAEEEMQIMAYLAKECLLLEPEARPTMREVVQILSTIMPDTSRRRNFPINHLFPSNEKKKESKVGWSRGGSRSAQEEESVDLTEPRFESFCLPNVKPVLLEPSAHI is encoded by the exons ATGAAGATGAAAGTGGAAACCGCACTTGTGATTCTCTCAGTCCTCATATCCATTCAGCTATGTTATGGAG GTGCTAGCAACTGGACGTGCACGTGCTTCTCTTCAGGCAACAAAACTGATATCTTGGAATCTAACTGTTCCACATCATGCAACTGCAGACCAG CGGAGAGAGACCAATGGGTATGCTTGTGTCCGGCAAATGGATTTCCAATAATATCCGTTACCGGTTCCAACTCTTCATGCTTCACTGCTTGCAACTGCTCTGCTG GACCTTTGAAGAAGCAATCTTTATCAAGGAAACTCCTTCTCGTCACACTAATCTTCTGCGTCGCAGTTACTTCAGTAGCCTTCCTTGCCTCCATGTTTTGCTACATTTATCGAAGGACCAGCAATGTTTCTGGACAAAGCCCTTCAGTCTCTTCAGACAGAGAATCTAGCTGGCACAGCTCTTCCAACTTAATAGCCCGTAAAAGCTCCATCTCACAACCCAAGATCAGCATCACCTCCTCACTCTCGGGATGTTTCTTTCAGAATGCTTCTTTGTTTTGTGTGAGTAAACCGGAAACAATCCACGGGATGATCTTCCAGTTCTCATACGGAGAGCTAGAGCAAGCGACCAATAAATTCTCCAGCAACAACGTTATAGGACACGGAGGAAGTAGCTGCGTTTACCGTGGACAGCTCAAAGACGGCAAAACCGCTGCGATCAAACGTTTAAATGCTCCTAAAGGAAACGACAACGACACTCTATTCTCAACAGAA GTTGAGTTATTATCAAGACTCCATCATTACCATGTGGTTCCATTGATTGGATACTGTTCGGAGTTTCACGGCAAGCATGCGGAGAGGCTTCTGGTTTTTGAGTACATGTCTTATGGAAATCTGAGAGACTGCTTGGATGGAGAGCTGGGAGAGAAGATGACGTGGAACATCAGAATCTCTCTCGCTCTTGGAGCTGCAAGAGGGCTCGAGTATCTCCACGAAGCTGCTGCTCCAAGAATCTTGCACAGAGATGTTAAATCCACTAACATCCTCCTCGATGAGAATTGGCATGCTAAA ATAACAGATCTTGGGATGGCTAAGTGTTTGAGCAGCGACGGTTTACAAAGCGGTTCAAGCTCTCCAACAATGGGACTGCAAGGAACGTTTGGCTACTTTGCACCTGAATACGCTATTGCAGGATGTGCTTCACCTATGTCAGATGTGTTCAGCTTCGGTGTTGTTCTACTTGAGCTTATAACCGGAAGAAAACCGATACAGAAGCCTAGCAACAACAAAGGAGAAGAAAGTCTTGTTATTTGG GCTATGCCGCGTTTACAAGACAGTAAGCGGGTGATTGAGGAGCTGCCTGATCCGAGGCTTAACGGAAAGTTTGCTGAAGAAGAGATGCAGATAATGGCGTATCTTGCTAAAGAGTGCTTGCTTCTGGAACCAGAAGCTAGGCCAACGATGAGAGAGGTTGTTCAGATTCTTTCTACCATCATGCCAGACACTTCCAGACGTAGAAACTTCCCCATCAATCATCTTTTTCCG AGTAATGAGAAGAAGAAAGAAAGCAAAGTAGGATGGTCAAGAGGTGGGAGCAGGAGTGCACAGGAAGAGGAGTCAGTGGATCTGACTGAGCCACGCTTCGAGTCCTTTTGCTTGCCGAATGTGAAGCCGGTCTTGCTTGAACCATCTGCACATATTTAA